A genomic segment from Etheostoma spectabile isolate EspeVRDwgs_2016 chromosome 11, UIUC_Espe_1.0, whole genome shotgun sequence encodes:
- the cfap91 gene encoding cilia- and flagella-associated protein 91 isoform X1, whose protein sequence is MSVSVTCAIPKKNDTSKVIRRQRAYDHLYDPVYTVSSEADHARSTLKAYASNDRIRRVPEFGSMFSNLFHHPRFTVQLDPADPVPAFIDRRWRGHTEQRREALQQLAGVIPSAQSWQKREECHVTGADRWKYFKRPLIPFAQQVPPDVIFALPKEDFVLTCGTNAEHQPTHFTVGVQTDYRESETQTDPYSPEYVVQHGTTPAELLQLAALTWGHGLPAGLAEVEMIERARAKRAWEATLPPLNDLSQLDKRRRIMEEMEVREWAFREGEIEKLQKARLALLKDLLRQRDEAQKEVTNERLNQIYIKHQKDKETKLHKIHNDYSRSLRKLEAKRRNVEGKLEQLGIVRKYTGFQTYHPRSRRDTFTNRNTHNNELKSHYLDTYEGLLQLEAGLSASVKQWEKRPNPKVNIIKNVINHPTSREVELMKKYKALREEEKEQVSKESSRFLVKKKKPVPRPFTPRVGEPPEEDEEIELAVINLQKLLRGRSIQYEMFKGKKNHLDLIQELRTVHALQREEQELQKADKGLVMTLKKQRDTHRHKAAQEEASQARVVGAELERLFYALSKDLIHLQEERRIHAFTLLAERDRRLREAEESGRRQVEERRRREEEEIFRQVVQVHQETVDLYLEDIILETLEQTADQQAREEIHRRAKEVNDIAYAMEESQSNLQSEEIVAELVYSFLIPEVQKITVRQKVLQSQHRHLQAARSIIHRTAEHSGILPSTLEAPQLTCPSERASNQVLEMISHVEQEKGKETEQHHIQTE, encoded by the exons ATGAGTGTATCTGTGACTTGCGCAATTCCTAAGAAAAATGATACTAGTAAAGTTATTAGGCGGCAACGGGCTTATGACCACTTGTACG ATCCAGTTTACACAGTGTCATCGGAGGCAGACCATGCCAGGTCCACACTCAAAGCCTATGCATCTAACGACCGAATC AGGAGAGTACCTGAGTTTGGGTCTATGTTCAGTAACCTGTTCCACCACCCACGGTTTACTGTCCAACTGGACCCTGCTGACCCAGTACCGGCCTTTATTGATCGGCGCTGGCGAGGCCACACAGAACAGCGCAGAGAGGCACTGCAGCAGCTGGCTGG AGTTATTCCAAGTGCTCAGTCATGGCAGAAAAGGGAGGAGTGCCATGTGACCGGAGCTGATCGCTGGAAATACTTTAAACG CCCTCTGATTCCTTTTGCACAGCAGGTTCCCCCAGATGTGATTTTTGCATTGCCTAA AGAAGACTTTGTATTAACTTGTGGAACAAATGCTGAGCATCAGCCCACCCACTTCACTGTGGGGGTCCAGACAGACTacagggaaagtgaaacacagacagacccgTACAGCCCTGAGTATGTGGTACAACATGGAACAACTCCCGCAGAGCTCCTGCAACTGGCAGCTTTGACTTGGG GTCATGGTCTACCTGCAGGCCTGGCAGAAGTGGAAATGATAGAGCGGGCACGTGCCAAACGAGCTTGGGAGGCCACCCTTCCTCCATTGAATGACCTTAGTCAGCTGGACAAAAGGAGACGTATAATGGAGGAGATGGAGGTCAGAGAGTGGGCTTTCAGAGAAGGAGAAATCGAGAA GTTGCAAAAGGCCCGTCTTGCTTTGCTGAAGGACCTCTTGAGGCAGAGAGATGAGGCCCAGAAAGAAGTCACAAACGAGAGACTGAACCAGATATATATTAAGCACCAAAAGGACAAAGAGACCAAGCTGCACAAGATTCACAATGACTACAGCAGGT CCCTGAGAAAACTGGAAGCTAAGAGGAGAAATGTGGAGGGGAAGCTAGAGCAACTTGGCATTGTCAGAAAATATACAGGTTTTCAGACATATCACCCTCGGAGCCGCAGGGATACATTTACCAACAGGAACACCCACAACAATGAGTTAAAAAGCCACTACTTAGACACATATGAAG GTTTGCTACAGCTCGAGGCAGGACTCTCTGCCTCAGTCAAGCAATGGGAGAAAAGACCTAATCCTAAAGTCAACATCATCAAGAATGTGATCAATCACCCTACGAGCAGAGAGGTAGAACTGATGAAGAAATATAAG GCcctgagagaggaggagaaggagcaaGTGTCCAAGGAGTCTTCACGTTTTCTTGTCAAGAAGAAGAAGCCTGTTCCTCGTCCTTTCACTCCCAGAGTTGGGGAGCCTCCAGAG GAGGATGAGGAGATAGAGCTTGCAGTCATCAACTTGCAAAAACTACTGAGAGGAAGGAGTATCCAATACGAG ATGTTTAAGGGCAAGAAGAACCATCTGGATCTTATTCAGGAACTAAGGACCGTCCACGCCCTGCAGAGGGAGGAACAAGAGCTACAGAAAGCTGACAAAGGGCTCGTAATGACCCTTAAAAAACAGAGAGATACACATAGACACAAG GCTGCTCAAGAAGAAGCATCTCAGGCCAGAGTGGTTGGTGCAGAGCTTGAACGCCTGTTTTACGCCTTGTCCAAGGATTTGATTCATCTCCAGGAAGAGCGCAGGATCCATGCCTTTACACTACTGGCTGAGAGAGACCGTCGCCTACGAGAGGCGGAGGAGAGTGGGAGGAGACAAGTGGAGGAGCGCAGAcgcagagaagaagaggagatcTTCAGACAA GTGGTGCAGGTACACCAGGAAACTGTGGATTTGTATTTGGAGGACATCATCCTAGAGACCTTAGAGCAGACAGCTGACCAGCAGGCCAGAGAGGAGATCCACAGGAGAGCAAAGGAGGTCAACGACATTGCTTATGCCATGGAAGAAAG CCAGAGCAATCTTCAGTCGGAGGAGATTGTGGCAGAGTTGGTGTACAGTTTCCTTATCCCAGAGGTCCAGAAGATCACTGTCAGACAAAAAG TGCTCCAGAGTCAGCATAGACACTTGCAGGCAGCTCGGAGCATCATTCACAGAACTGCAGAACATTCTGGGATCCTTCCTAGTACTCTGGAGGCCCCACAGTTGACCTGTCCCTCTGAAAGAGCCTCCAACCAAGTCCTCGAGATGATTAGCCATGTGGAGCAGGAGAAGGGGAAAGAAACGGAGCAGCACCACATTCAAACTGAGTAA
- the cfap91 gene encoding cilia- and flagella-associated protein 91 isoform X2 — protein MFSNLFHHPRFTVQLDPADPVPAFIDRRWRGHTEQRREALQQLAGVIPSAQSWQKREECHVTGADRWKYFKRPLIPFAQQVPPDVIFALPKEDFVLTCGTNAEHQPTHFTVGVQTDYRESETQTDPYSPEYVVQHGTTPAELLQLAALTWGHGLPAGLAEVEMIERARAKRAWEATLPPLNDLSQLDKRRRIMEEMEVREWAFREGEIEKLQKARLALLKDLLRQRDEAQKEVTNERLNQIYIKHQKDKETKLHKIHNDYSRSLRKLEAKRRNVEGKLEQLGIVRKYTGFQTYHPRSRRDTFTNRNTHNNELKSHYLDTYEGLLQLEAGLSASVKQWEKRPNPKVNIIKNVINHPTSREVELMKKYKALREEEKEQVSKESSRFLVKKKKPVPRPFTPRVGEPPEEDEEIELAVINLQKLLRGRSIQYEMFKGKKNHLDLIQELRTVHALQREEQELQKADKGLVMTLKKQRDTHRHKAAQEEASQARVVGAELERLFYALSKDLIHLQEERRIHAFTLLAERDRRLREAEESGRRQVEERRRREEEEIFRQVVQVHQETVDLYLEDIILETLEQTADQQAREEIHRRAKEVNDIAYAMEESQSNLQSEEIVAELVYSFLIPEVQKITVRQKVLQSQHRHLQAARSIIHRTAEHSGILPSTLEAPQLTCPSERASNQVLEMISHVEQEKGKETEQHHIQTE, from the exons ATGTTCAGTAACCTGTTCCACCACCCACGGTTTACTGTCCAACTGGACCCTGCTGACCCAGTACCGGCCTTTATTGATCGGCGCTGGCGAGGCCACACAGAACAGCGCAGAGAGGCACTGCAGCAGCTGGCTGG AGTTATTCCAAGTGCTCAGTCATGGCAGAAAAGGGAGGAGTGCCATGTGACCGGAGCTGATCGCTGGAAATACTTTAAACG CCCTCTGATTCCTTTTGCACAGCAGGTTCCCCCAGATGTGATTTTTGCATTGCCTAA AGAAGACTTTGTATTAACTTGTGGAACAAATGCTGAGCATCAGCCCACCCACTTCACTGTGGGGGTCCAGACAGACTacagggaaagtgaaacacagacagacccgTACAGCCCTGAGTATGTGGTACAACATGGAACAACTCCCGCAGAGCTCCTGCAACTGGCAGCTTTGACTTGGG GTCATGGTCTACCTGCAGGCCTGGCAGAAGTGGAAATGATAGAGCGGGCACGTGCCAAACGAGCTTGGGAGGCCACCCTTCCTCCATTGAATGACCTTAGTCAGCTGGACAAAAGGAGACGTATAATGGAGGAGATGGAGGTCAGAGAGTGGGCTTTCAGAGAAGGAGAAATCGAGAA GTTGCAAAAGGCCCGTCTTGCTTTGCTGAAGGACCTCTTGAGGCAGAGAGATGAGGCCCAGAAAGAAGTCACAAACGAGAGACTGAACCAGATATATATTAAGCACCAAAAGGACAAAGAGACCAAGCTGCACAAGATTCACAATGACTACAGCAGGT CCCTGAGAAAACTGGAAGCTAAGAGGAGAAATGTGGAGGGGAAGCTAGAGCAACTTGGCATTGTCAGAAAATATACAGGTTTTCAGACATATCACCCTCGGAGCCGCAGGGATACATTTACCAACAGGAACACCCACAACAATGAGTTAAAAAGCCACTACTTAGACACATATGAAG GTTTGCTACAGCTCGAGGCAGGACTCTCTGCCTCAGTCAAGCAATGGGAGAAAAGACCTAATCCTAAAGTCAACATCATCAAGAATGTGATCAATCACCCTACGAGCAGAGAGGTAGAACTGATGAAGAAATATAAG GCcctgagagaggaggagaaggagcaaGTGTCCAAGGAGTCTTCACGTTTTCTTGTCAAGAAGAAGAAGCCTGTTCCTCGTCCTTTCACTCCCAGAGTTGGGGAGCCTCCAGAG GAGGATGAGGAGATAGAGCTTGCAGTCATCAACTTGCAAAAACTACTGAGAGGAAGGAGTATCCAATACGAG ATGTTTAAGGGCAAGAAGAACCATCTGGATCTTATTCAGGAACTAAGGACCGTCCACGCCCTGCAGAGGGAGGAACAAGAGCTACAGAAAGCTGACAAAGGGCTCGTAATGACCCTTAAAAAACAGAGAGATACACATAGACACAAG GCTGCTCAAGAAGAAGCATCTCAGGCCAGAGTGGTTGGTGCAGAGCTTGAACGCCTGTTTTACGCCTTGTCCAAGGATTTGATTCATCTCCAGGAAGAGCGCAGGATCCATGCCTTTACACTACTGGCTGAGAGAGACCGTCGCCTACGAGAGGCGGAGGAGAGTGGGAGGAGACAAGTGGAGGAGCGCAGAcgcagagaagaagaggagatcTTCAGACAA GTGGTGCAGGTACACCAGGAAACTGTGGATTTGTATTTGGAGGACATCATCCTAGAGACCTTAGAGCAGACAGCTGACCAGCAGGCCAGAGAGGAGATCCACAGGAGAGCAAAGGAGGTCAACGACATTGCTTATGCCATGGAAGAAAG CCAGAGCAATCTTCAGTCGGAGGAGATTGTGGCAGAGTTGGTGTACAGTTTCCTTATCCCAGAGGTCCAGAAGATCACTGTCAGACAAAAAG TGCTCCAGAGTCAGCATAGACACTTGCAGGCAGCTCGGAGCATCATTCACAGAACTGCAGAACATTCTGGGATCCTTCCTAGTACTCTGGAGGCCCCACAGTTGACCTGTCCCTCTGAAAGAGCCTCCAACCAAGTCCTCGAGATGATTAGCCATGTGGAGCAGGAGAAGGGGAAAGAAACGGAGCAGCACCACATTCAAACTGAGTAA